From the genome of Symphalangus syndactylus isolate Jambi chromosome 5, NHGRI_mSymSyn1-v2.1_pri, whole genome shotgun sequence, one region includes:
- the YBX3 gene encoding Y-box-binding protein 3 isoform X2 — translation MSEAGEATTTTTTTLPQAPTEAATAAPQDPAPKSPVGSGAPQAAAPAPAAHVAGNPGGDAAPAATGAAAAASLATAAGSEDAEKKVLATKVLGTVKWFNVRNGYGFINRNDTKEDVFVHQTAIKKNNPRKYLRSVGDGETVEFDVVEGEKGAEAANVTGPDGVPVEGSRYAADRRRYRRGYYGRRRGPPRNYAGEEEEEGSGSSEGFDPPATDRQFSGARNQLRRPQYRPQYRQRRFPPYHVGQTFDRRSRVLPHPNRIQAGEIGEIKDGVPEGAQLQGPVHRNPTYRPRYRRGAPRPRPAPAVGEAEDKENQQASSGPNQPSVRRGYRRPYNYRRRPRPPNAPSQDGKEAKAGEAPTENPAPPTQQSSAE, via the exons atgaGCGAGGCGGGCgaggccaccaccaccaccaccaccaccctcccGCAGGCTCCGACAGAGGCGGCCACCGCGGCTCCCCAGGACCCCGCGCCCAAGAGCCCGGTGGGCAGCGGTGCGCCCCAGGCCGCGGCCCCGGCGCCCGCCGCCCACGTCGCAGGAAACCCGGGTGGAGACGCGGCCCCAGCAGCCACGGGCGCCGCGGCCGCCGCCTCTTTAGCCACCGCCGCCGGCAGCGAAGACGCGGAGAAAAAAGTTCTCG CCACCAAAGTCCTTGGCACTGTCAAATGGTTCAACGTCAGAAATGGATATGGATTTATAAAtcg AAATGACACCAAAGAAGATGTATTTGTACATCAG ACTGCCATCAAGAAGAATAACCCACGGAAATATCTGCGCAGTGTAGGAGATGGAGAAACTGTGGAGTTTGATGTGGTTGAAGGAGAGAAG ggTGCAGAAGCTGCCAATGTGACTGGCCCGGATGGAGTTCCTGTGGAAGGGAGTCGTTACGCTGCAGATCGGCGCCGTTACAGACGTGGCTACTATGGAAGGCGCCGTGGCCCTCCCCGGAAT TacgctggggaggaggaggaggaagggagcggCAGCAGTGAAGGATTTGACCCCCCTGCCACTGATAGGCAGTTCTCTGGGGCCCGGAATCAGCTGCGCCGCCCCCAGTATCGCCCTCAGTACCGGCAGCGGCGGTTCCCGCCTTACCACGTGGGACAGACCTTTGACCGTCGCTCACGGGTCTTACCCCATCCCAACAGAATACAG GCTGGTGAGATTGGAGAGATAAAGGATGGAGTCCCAGAGGGAGCACAACTTCAGGGACCGGTTCATCGAAATCCAACTTACCGCCCAAGGTACCGTAG GGGAGCTCCTCGCCCACGACCTGCCCCAGCAGTTGGAGAGGCTGAAGATAAAGAAAATCAGCAAGCCTCCAGTGGTCCGAACCAGCCGTCTGTTCGCCGTGGATACCGGCGTCCCTACAATTACCGGCGTCGCCCGCGTCCTCCTAACGCTCCTTCACAAGATGGCAAAGAG gccaaggcaggtgaagcACCAACTGAGAACCCTGCTCCACCCACCCAGCAGAGCAGTGCTGAGTAA
- the YBX3 gene encoding Y-box-binding protein 3 isoform X3 yields MSEAGEATTTTTTTLPQAPTEAATAAPQDPAPKSPVGSGAPQAAAPAPAAHVAGNPGGDAAPAATGAAAAASLATAAGSEDAEKKVLATKVLGTVKWFNVRNGYGFINRNDTKEDVFVHQTAIKKNNPRKYLRSVGDGETVEFDVVEGEKGAEAANVTGPDGVPVEGSRYAADRRRYRRGYYGRRRGPPRNAGEIGEIKDGVPEGAQLQGPVHRNPTYRPRYRSRGAPRPRPAPAVGEAEDKENQQASSGPNQPSVRRGYRRPYNYRRRPRPPNAPSQDGKEAKAGEAPTENPAPPTQQSSAE; encoded by the exons atgaGCGAGGCGGGCgaggccaccaccaccaccaccaccaccctcccGCAGGCTCCGACAGAGGCGGCCACCGCGGCTCCCCAGGACCCCGCGCCCAAGAGCCCGGTGGGCAGCGGTGCGCCCCAGGCCGCGGCCCCGGCGCCCGCCGCCCACGTCGCAGGAAACCCGGGTGGAGACGCGGCCCCAGCAGCCACGGGCGCCGCGGCCGCCGCCTCTTTAGCCACCGCCGCCGGCAGCGAAGACGCGGAGAAAAAAGTTCTCG CCACCAAAGTCCTTGGCACTGTCAAATGGTTCAACGTCAGAAATGGATATGGATTTATAAAtcg AAATGACACCAAAGAAGATGTATTTGTACATCAG ACTGCCATCAAGAAGAATAACCCACGGAAATATCTGCGCAGTGTAGGAGATGGAGAAACTGTGGAGTTTGATGTGGTTGAAGGAGAGAAG ggTGCAGAAGCTGCCAATGTGACTGGCCCGGATGGAGTTCCTGTGGAAGGGAGTCGTTACGCTGCAGATCGGCGCCGTTACAGACGTGGCTACTATGGAAGGCGCCGTGGCCCTCCCCGGAAT GCTGGTGAGATTGGAGAGATAAAGGATGGAGTCCCAGAGGGAGCACAACTTCAGGGACCGGTTCATCGAAATCCAACTTACCGCCCAAGGTACCGTAG CAGGGGAGCTCCTCGCCCACGACCTGCCCCAGCAGTTGGAGAGGCTGAAGATAAAGAAAATCAGCAAGCCTCCAGTGGTCCGAACCAGCCGTCTGTTCGCCGTGGATACCGGCGTCCCTACAATTACCGGCGTCGCCCGCGTCCTCCTAACGCTCCTTCACAAGATGGCAAAGAG gccaaggcaggtgaagcACCAACTGAGAACCCTGCTCCACCCACCCAGCAGAGCAGTGCTGAGTAA
- the YBX3 gene encoding Y-box-binding protein 3 isoform X4: MSEAGEATTTTTTTLPQAPTEAATAAPQDPAPKSPVGSGAPQAAAPAPAAHVAGNPGGDAAPAATGAAAAASLATAAGSEDAEKKVLATKVLGTVKWFNVRNGYGFINRNDTKEDVFVHQTAIKKNNPRKYLRSVGDGETVEFDVVEGEKGAEAANVTGPDGVPVEGSRYAADRRRYRRGYYGRRRGPPRNAGEIGEIKDGVPEGAQLQGPVHRNPTYRPRYRRGAPRPRPAPAVGEAEDKENQQASSGPNQPSVRRGYRRPYNYRRRPRPPNAPSQDGKEAKAGEAPTENPAPPTQQSSAE; encoded by the exons atgaGCGAGGCGGGCgaggccaccaccaccaccaccaccaccctcccGCAGGCTCCGACAGAGGCGGCCACCGCGGCTCCCCAGGACCCCGCGCCCAAGAGCCCGGTGGGCAGCGGTGCGCCCCAGGCCGCGGCCCCGGCGCCCGCCGCCCACGTCGCAGGAAACCCGGGTGGAGACGCGGCCCCAGCAGCCACGGGCGCCGCGGCCGCCGCCTCTTTAGCCACCGCCGCCGGCAGCGAAGACGCGGAGAAAAAAGTTCTCG CCACCAAAGTCCTTGGCACTGTCAAATGGTTCAACGTCAGAAATGGATATGGATTTATAAAtcg AAATGACACCAAAGAAGATGTATTTGTACATCAG ACTGCCATCAAGAAGAATAACCCACGGAAATATCTGCGCAGTGTAGGAGATGGAGAAACTGTGGAGTTTGATGTGGTTGAAGGAGAGAAG ggTGCAGAAGCTGCCAATGTGACTGGCCCGGATGGAGTTCCTGTGGAAGGGAGTCGTTACGCTGCAGATCGGCGCCGTTACAGACGTGGCTACTATGGAAGGCGCCGTGGCCCTCCCCGGAAT GCTGGTGAGATTGGAGAGATAAAGGATGGAGTCCCAGAGGGAGCACAACTTCAGGGACCGGTTCATCGAAATCCAACTTACCGCCCAAGGTACCGTAG GGGAGCTCCTCGCCCACGACCTGCCCCAGCAGTTGGAGAGGCTGAAGATAAAGAAAATCAGCAAGCCTCCAGTGGTCCGAACCAGCCGTCTGTTCGCCGTGGATACCGGCGTCCCTACAATTACCGGCGTCGCCCGCGTCCTCCTAACGCTCCTTCACAAGATGGCAAAGAG gccaaggcaggtgaagcACCAACTGAGAACCCTGCTCCACCCACCCAGCAGAGCAGTGCTGAGTAA
- the YBX3 gene encoding Y-box-binding protein 3 isoform X1, whose product MSEAGEATTTTTTTLPQAPTEAATAAPQDPAPKSPVGSGAPQAAAPAPAAHVAGNPGGDAAPAATGAAAAASLATAAGSEDAEKKVLATKVLGTVKWFNVRNGYGFINRNDTKEDVFVHQTAIKKNNPRKYLRSVGDGETVEFDVVEGEKGAEAANVTGPDGVPVEGSRYAADRRRYRRGYYGRRRGPPRNYAGEEEEEGSGSSEGFDPPATDRQFSGARNQLRRPQYRPQYRQRRFPPYHVGQTFDRRSRVLPHPNRIQAGEIGEIKDGVPEGAQLQGPVHRNPTYRPRYRSRGAPRPRPAPAVGEAEDKENQQASSGPNQPSVRRGYRRPYNYRRRPRPPNAPSQDGKEAKAGEAPTENPAPPTQQSSAE is encoded by the exons atgaGCGAGGCGGGCgaggccaccaccaccaccaccaccaccctcccGCAGGCTCCGACAGAGGCGGCCACCGCGGCTCCCCAGGACCCCGCGCCCAAGAGCCCGGTGGGCAGCGGTGCGCCCCAGGCCGCGGCCCCGGCGCCCGCCGCCCACGTCGCAGGAAACCCGGGTGGAGACGCGGCCCCAGCAGCCACGGGCGCCGCGGCCGCCGCCTCTTTAGCCACCGCCGCCGGCAGCGAAGACGCGGAGAAAAAAGTTCTCG CCACCAAAGTCCTTGGCACTGTCAAATGGTTCAACGTCAGAAATGGATATGGATTTATAAAtcg AAATGACACCAAAGAAGATGTATTTGTACATCAG ACTGCCATCAAGAAGAATAACCCACGGAAATATCTGCGCAGTGTAGGAGATGGAGAAACTGTGGAGTTTGATGTGGTTGAAGGAGAGAAG ggTGCAGAAGCTGCCAATGTGACTGGCCCGGATGGAGTTCCTGTGGAAGGGAGTCGTTACGCTGCAGATCGGCGCCGTTACAGACGTGGCTACTATGGAAGGCGCCGTGGCCCTCCCCGGAAT TacgctggggaggaggaggaggaagggagcggCAGCAGTGAAGGATTTGACCCCCCTGCCACTGATAGGCAGTTCTCTGGGGCCCGGAATCAGCTGCGCCGCCCCCAGTATCGCCCTCAGTACCGGCAGCGGCGGTTCCCGCCTTACCACGTGGGACAGACCTTTGACCGTCGCTCACGGGTCTTACCCCATCCCAACAGAATACAG GCTGGTGAGATTGGAGAGATAAAGGATGGAGTCCCAGAGGGAGCACAACTTCAGGGACCGGTTCATCGAAATCCAACTTACCGCCCAAGGTACCGTAG CAGGGGAGCTCCTCGCCCACGACCTGCCCCAGCAGTTGGAGAGGCTGAAGATAAAGAAAATCAGCAAGCCTCCAGTGGTCCGAACCAGCCGTCTGTTCGCCGTGGATACCGGCGTCCCTACAATTACCGGCGTCGCCCGCGTCCTCCTAACGCTCCTTCACAAGATGGCAAAGAG gccaaggcaggtgaagcACCAACTGAGAACCCTGCTCCACCCACCCAGCAGAGCAGTGCTGAGTAA